In Porites lutea chromosome 1, jaPorLute2.1, whole genome shotgun sequence, a single genomic region encodes these proteins:
- the LOC140936982 gene encoding ganglioside GM2 activator-like encodes MALGQIFLFVVLISEVGAFSWSNCGGSTPITVKEINLSPQPIPLAEGANIKFSGKFKLDGTTGTQYKLSLSLWKKGWFSTWIPIPCPNCGQDMTCSEIAVFLQGATCPLPSKEYVVEEQSFHLSNLPGFLTALVPEGDYCVKAELLDSGSNKPVACVEAYPQITKTKPSGEL; translated from the exons ATGGCTCTCGGACAGATTTTCCTTTTCGTGGTTTTGATTTCTGAAGTTGGTGCTTTCTCATGGAGTAACTGCG gTGGAAGTACGCCCATAACCGTCAAAGAGATAAATCTCAGTCCACAACCAATCCCTCTCGCGGAAGGTGCTAACATTAAATTCAGTGGAAAGTTTAAATTAGATGGTACGACTGGGACACAGTATAAACTGAGCCTTTCACTGTGGAAgaaaggatggttttcaacgtGGATTCCCATTCCATGTCCAAACTG TGGTCAGGACATGACATGCAGTGAGATAGCTGTCTTCTTACAAGGAGCAACATGTCCTCTGCCATCGAAGGAGTACGTCGTTGAAGAACAGTCTTTCCATTTGAGTAATTTGCCAGGCTTTCTTACTGCCTTAGTCCCTGAG ggAGATTACTGCGTTAAGGCGGAGCTGCTCGACAGTGGCAGTAATAAACCTGTTGCCTGTGTCGAAGCATATCCTCAGATCACAAAAACCAAGCCAAGTGGGGAATTATAA
- the LOC140948154 gene encoding cationic amino acid transporter 4-like: protein MPCQNLCDNLHRKKPVVGWLTDSSLRRRLSVFDLTSLGVGTVVGIGVYVVAGELARDVAGPAIVLSFILAFISATLCMLAYAEFSSRISKAGSAYIYTYVTLGEIWAFIVGWNIVLEYIIVGASLARACSEYIDTLFHGQIYRFFMQDIVTWNVPGIALFPDFLAGGLVIAAVMLVCSGVRISTYVQKAVTVANFLIILFMIIYGILIADLNQWTNRFAPYGFRGILQGAASCFFIFVGLDVITTAAEETIHPSRNIPLSLLLSISISTLALLGVTTVLIAILPYHELDTFAPLATAFAKVGKFPVAKYIVACGGISATISALVCVVFSPSRLLYSMSLDGLFFGWFSRVSDSTYAPVRATIFVGCFAAVLAVIFDLHQLVELLSIGTLLAYTMVTISVLVTRYQPDVESVYDNSIGERKAITVKWLQSLCLTHAGQQDGSHAEVPLISGEQETAKKNDRGSKKEPTQSTVFRVKLSVFFMVAGITAIIVILYTAFEQISKMEWWAMILICSFSGITVISFVAILLQPKNNTTFPFMVPGVPYIPTASIFLNVLLITNLQWITFARFGVWVVVGLLIYVLYGYHKSTQALKPSSQKQGEFVLHETPEFPREVKQPQMKLTKTPASFP, encoded by the exons ATGCCATGTCAGAATCTATGCGACAACTTACATCGAAAGAAGCCAGTCGTTGGGTGGTTAACAGATTCTTCTCTAAGGAGACGTCTCTCAGTTTTCGACCTCACCTCACTAGGGGTGGGAACAGTCGTTGGAATTGGCGTGTATGTGGTGGCAGGAGAGTTGGCACGTGACGTAGCAGGACCTGCGATCGTTCTCTCCTTTATTCTAGCCTTTATTTCAGCAACACTTTGCATGCTCGCCTATGCCGAGTTCAGCAGCCGCATTTCCAAAGCCGGGTCAGCTTACATTTACACTTATGTGACACTGGGTGAAATATGGGCTTTTATTGTTGGGTGGAATATTGTTTTGGAGTATATCATCGTAGGCGCGAGCTTGGCTCGGGCTTGTAGCGAGTACATAGATACTCTATTTCATGGTCAAATCTACAGGTTTTTTATGCAAGACATAGTGACTTGGAACGTCCCTGGAATTGCTCTCTTTCCAGACTTCCTTGCTGGCGGCTTAGTTATTGCTGCTGTGATGCTTGTATGTTCAGGAGTTCGCATTTCTACTTATGTTCAAAAAGCGGTAACAGTGGCAAATTTCCTTATCATTTTGTTTATGATAATATACGGTATTTTGATCGCTGATCTCAACCAATGGACAAACAGGTTCGCACCTTATGGCTTTCGAGGCATTTTACAAGGAGCTGCCAGTTGTTTCTTTATATTTGTTGGATTGGATGTCATCACAACCGCCGCCGAGGAAACTATTCACCCTTCAAGAAACATCCCACTGTCGTTGCTGCTCAGTATATCCATCAGTACCCTCGCCCTGTTGGGTGTCACAACTGTGTTAATAGCGATATTACCTTACCATGAATTAGACACTTTCGCTCCATTAGCGACAGCTTTTGCAAAAGTGGGGAAGTTTCCAGTTGCTAAATACATCGTAGCTTGTGGAGGAATATCTGCGACAATCAGCGCTCTAGTGTGTGTCGTTTTTTCACCTTCGAGACTTCTCTACTCCATGTCTCTTGACGGTCTTTTCTTCGGATGGTTTTCCCGCGTAAGTGACTCTACCTACGCACCAGTGAGGGCCACGATCTTCGTTGGATGCTTTGCTGCAGTATTGGCAGTGATATTTGATCTCCACCAGTTG GTAGAGCTTTTGTCCATTGGAACCTTGCTAGCATATACAATGGTTACGATATCCGTACTGGTAACTCGTTATCAGCCTGATGTCGAGAGCGTTTATGACAATAGCATTGGCGAAAGAAAAGCTATAACAGTAAAATGGCTTCAAAGTCTGTGTCTCACGCACGCTGGGCAACAAGATGGCTCACATGCCGAGGTCCCCTTAATATCAGGGGAACAAGAAACTGCAAAAAAGAATGATCGTGGCTCTAAAAAGGAGCCGACTCAAAGTACAGTTTTTCGTGTCAAACTGTCGGTATTTTTCATGGTAGCTGGCATCACTGCAATCATCGTTATTCTCTATACTGCTTTTGAACAAATTTCTAAAATGGAATGGTGGGCCATGATCCTTATTTGCTCGTTCTCTGGGATAACTGTTATATCATTTGTTGCAATTCTGCTTCAACCGAAAAACAACACCACCTTTCCGTTTATGGTACCTGGCGTCCCCTATATTCCCACAGCAAGCATCTTCTTGAATGTGTTATTAATAACAAATCTTCAGTGGATAACCTTTGCCCGATTTGGCGTATGGGTGGTGGTTG GTTTACTCATCTATGTCTTGTATGGTTATCACAAAAGCACACAAGCTCTCAAACCTTCCAGTCAGAAACAGGGAGAATTTGTTTTACACGAGACTCCTGAATTTCCAAGAGAAGTCAAACAACCGCAAATGAAATTAACCAAAACTCCTGCAAGCTTTCCATAG
- the LOC140936972 gene encoding cationic amino acid transporter 4-like, with protein MALKRLLENLIRKKVKKEWLPETPLRRCLTTLDLTSLGFGTIVGAGLYVAIGEVARDTTGPSVVLSILLASVAALLCALSFAEYGSRFPDTGSSYIYTYTTLGEVWAFIVGWNIVLEFLISGASLARKCSEFINSASRGKLFLFFEEYLSTHWHVFGNERTFPDLMAAALVLAVMAVLCTGVHNSTNFHNVITAVNLLVITFIIIYGSFFANLQNWTHSFMPHGLHGILRGTAIAFLAFTGFDVVAEAAEEAVQPEKSIPRSLFLIIIMSTLAYVGVSTVLTLMMPYKKLKRDAFAPLADAFQERTFSGAKYIVLSGGICATISALFCCIYSTSRVIHSMSVDGLLFRWFSQINHKSQVPGRTTFVSGIIMAILAMIFQVDQLVELLSIGTLVAYTKVAISVLVSRYQPGVESVPHPEGPNENITEWLRKLVFFSKEKKNTKQSRKAYERITSDEDKAISSHPQFSDSSDSTNSEVTEYTAYRAEVGVFCLVVSMAALAVMLRFIYNDIYKGKWWAVCLICFVSTIIIVSFLVVQLQPQNSARFPFMVCFVPFTPALTIFINILLLANLNEMTYVRFGVWMLLGFVIYLFYGYWHSLEGVKPTENLQDGDVRILQETPNIEQNINIPQLELLDGTSGDEFARKHMY; from the exons ATGGCCTTGAAAAGACTGCTTGAGAACTTAATTcgtaaaaaggttaaaaaagaaTGGCTGCCAGAAACTCCACTTCGAAGATGTCTAACAACATTGGACCTTACTTCCTTGGGTTTTGGTACAATCGTTGGCGCCGGACTGTATGTGGCAATTGGTGAAGTAGCGCGGGACACTACAGGTCCATCTGTCGTCCTTTCTATTCTCTTAGCGTCCGTGGCGGCATTGTTATGCGCGCTTTCATTCGCCGAGTATGGTAGCCGTTTTCCAGACACTGGATCGTCGTACATTTACACATATACAACTTTAGGCGAAGTGTGGGCGTTCATTGTAGGCTGGAACatagttttggaatttttaatTTCCGGAGCAAGTCTTGCTAGAAAGTGCAGCGAGTTCATAAATTCTGCTTCCAGGGGGAAATTGTTCCTCTTCTTTGAAGAATACCTTTCAACGCACTGGCACGTATTCGGGAATGAAAGAACATTCCCAGACCTAATGGCGGCCGCCCTAGTTCTTGCAGTGATGGCGGTTCTCTGCACGGGGGTTCACAATTCCACAAATTTTCACAACGTTATTACCGCAGTTAACTTGCTAGTTATAACATTTATAATCATCTACGGAAGTTTCTTCGCAAACTTACAAAACTGGACGCACAGTTTTATGCCTCACGGTCTGCACGGCATACTACGTGGAACAGCAATTGCTTTCCTTGCCTTTACAGGCTTCGATGTTGTTGCCGAGGCCGCAGAAGAAGCCGTACAGCCAGAGAAAAGTATTCCAAGATCACTGTtcttaattataataatgagCACGCTGGCATACGTGGGTGTTTCCACGGTACTGACACTTATGATGccttataaaaaattaaaacgtgATGCTTTTGCACCACTAGCAGATGCCTTTCAAGAAAGAACATTTAGCGGAGCCAAATACATTGTATTAAGCGGAGGTATTTGCGCGACAATCAGCGCACTTTTCTGCTGTATTTACTCCACCTCGAGAGTCATCCATTCAATGTCTGTTGACGGACTGTTGTTTAGGTGGTTCTCCCAAATAAACCATAAATCACAGGTGCCTGGCCGAACGACGTTCGTTTCTGGAATCATCATGGCGATTTTAGCTATGATTTTTCAAGTTGACCAACTG GTGGAACTTTTGTCAATTGGAACGTTAGTAGCTTACACGAAAGTCGCCATATCTGTTCTTGTCAGTCGATATCAGCCTGGGGTAGAGAGCGTTCCACATCCCGAAGGACCAAACGAGAACATAACTGAGTGGCTACGTAAACTTGTCTTCTTCtcgaaagagaagaaaaatacaaaacaatctCGAAAAGCCTACGAACGGATCACAAGCGACGAAGACAAAGCTATTTCTTCACATCCTCAATTTTCAGATTCTTCAGATTCAACTAATTCAGAAGTTACTGAATATACCGCATATCGAGCAGAAGTGGGCGTGTTTTGCCTGGTTGTGAGTATGGCGGCTCTGGCTGTCATGTTGAGATTTATATACAACGATATCTACAAAGGAAAATGGTGGGCAGTTTGCCTGATCTGTTTTGTCTCCACAATTATCAttgtttcatttttggtcgTCCAGCTTCAGCCCCAAAATTCTGCCAGGTTTCCATTTATGGTGTGTTTTGTTCCTTTCACGCCAGCATTGACAATATTCATCAACATTTTGTTGTTAGCAAATCTTAATGAGATGACTTATGTTCGCTTTGGTGTATGGATGTTGCTAG GCTTTGTCATCTACTTATTCTACGGATATTGGCACAGTTTAGAAGGAGTGAAACCAACCGAAAACCTTCAAGATGGAGATGTAAGGATCCTACAAGAAACACCGAATATTGAACAAAACATAAATATACCTCAGTTAGAGTTACTAGATGGAACTTCCGGTGATGAATTTGCTAGAAAACACATGTATTAA